Part of the Candidatus Paceibacterota bacterium genome, TGCGACTGAGAGGAGGTATCCTGGGGTGGTTGAGCCGATGCCGACGTTGCCTGAAGAAGTTAATACTAATCTATTATCGAAACTAAAATACGGATTAGAGCCACTATTCATTATTTTGAATAGAGCAGATGAAGTAGCACCATTTCCCCCTGAGTTTGACTGAAGAATTGATAGAGCATTCGCATTACTTGCACTCGAATATGTTAGAGAAACTGAAGGTCCAGATGCGTTTGGAGCAGTAATATTTAGTGCCCCAGAACCTCCACCAATATACATATTGTTTCCCGTACCATCATTACTCAAAAATTGGATATAGTTGTTATTCGTACCAGTACTACGAACAAATAAATCTCCAACTACTGACAATTTAGAAGTTGGAGACGTTGTTCCAATTCCCACATTTCCATTATCTAAAACAGTCAGCAACCGAACGTCAGCTGAGTCAGTCAACTGAAAATTTACACCAGTTGTTGTTCCAGAACCTTTAACAGTAAGTTTTGCAGCAGGACTCGAAGAACCAACACCAACATTTCCTTGTACCAACAAACCATTCGTTGGCGCTGTTGAAGCATTGTATACAACACCAATCGTTGCTCCACCAGCAACAGAGAACAGAGAAGATGACGTTGTCGATGTGCCAACAGCAACATTTCCAAGGTCATCAATTATGAATCTCGTTGAACCTCGCGCATCAAAACGAAAACCCACAAATTGATTAAATGAAATAGCTCCAAGTTCAGATGCGCCAGTCTGGAATGAAATTTTACTTGTATCATTAGTTGAATCAGTGTTGATTGTAAATGTTGGATTTGAACTTGCACTCATTGTCAAAAGTGATCCGGGTGTTGAGGTACCAACTCCAACATTTCCCCCAGAAAGAATTGTCACCTTTGCTGATCCGTTTGTCTCAAACTGTAGTGACTGTGCATCATTCGTTCCAAGCACAGCTGTAGCACCAAAAGAGTTACCATTCTGAACAAAGAAACTATTTGCAAGTCCTAGTGATGATGTTGAGACAGTGAGTGCACCGGAGACTATTGAAAGTCCGGTTCCAGTGAAATCAGTAATCGTATCTGTTCCAAGTTGAACTGATGATCCAAGATATGTTGCACCAGAAACTGTAAAACTTGTTGACGATGCGTTTGCAAGAATTGTTCTGCCTGTAACTGTGAGATTTGTTGTTGATGCGTTAGATAGAAATGTCTGACCACTAACCGTGAGGTTTGTTGATGAAGCACTTGCAATGGTTGTCTGTCCTGTTACGTTAAGTGATGAAGAAAGCGCCATTGCCCCAGCTACATCTACTGTTCCGTCAAAGATTGATGCACCTGTAAATCGTGAAGCACCAGCGACTGAGAGGAGATATCCTGGTGTACTTGAGCCAATTCCTACGTTTCCATTGTTTGCAATCACAAACGCAGATGATGAACCGGCCATGAAGAATTCAGCGATTTTTCCTGAACCATTCTGCTGAACATTCACGAATGTTGAAGATGAACTTGCAACGTTCTGTGCATCACTTCGTAGAAACTGTGTTGAGTCTAAGCTGTCGAGTGTGTTTGTGTTTTCAGACACAAATGCTGCTGGCACCGCTCCAAGTTTTTTTCTTGGAGTCATTTCTGCATCTGATTCAATCTTCACACCAAGGTAGAGAGTCTGATTGAAATCAACACCAGCAAGTGTTGCAACTTCGCCTAGCATTACACTAAAGAGTCCATCAGTGACAGTAACTTCATCTCCACCAGTTCGGGTCTCTGTCCAAATAGCAACTCCACCTGATGCAACAGTGTAAAGTTTAAATTCCATTGCATACGTTCCATTGGAAACTGCAGAGCCAGTTGAACCAACAAGTTTACCTTGGTAATTAATTTGTGGATTGTATGCAGCGTGAACGTATGCGGGAAGTGCAGCAAATGACGACGTAAAAAGAGTTACGAAAATTAGCATTGCACCAGCCCATGTCTTTAGCGCCCTTCTAAAAAAGGTATCAATCATTGCAGGCTAATTCCTATGTCTTCCACTTCTCGACCTGCATTCAAAATATCTCCACTTTCCTCAACCGGTGTTGTTGTTCCGACAATAAAGATATTTCCAAGAAAGAGAACAACAACAAGAGCAACGAGAACCGCAAGTCCAATGAGGAGAAGTTTTCCAAAGGTAATTGAGGGTGCGTATGACTTATTTCCATATGCCCGAATTGCAGCAGCAGTCGTGACCCAAGATCGCCCAACTTTTCGTCCAGGAATTTTTCCTTCACGAAGGAGTGCGCCAATATAATCTGGGTGATACCCAGTCGCTGTTGCAGCTTCTTTTAAAGTAATTTCTTGAGGTGCTTCGGGCATTAATAAAATATGGCTTCAAATCGTACCTCGTCATCATCTCGAGATCTCGAGATTTATGACCTCGGCACCGATATAGCCTTATTTTACCTTGTTTTTCTGAAAAGCGTAGCGAGAAGTGCAAGAGTTATCAACAGGAGCAAAATGATCACAAAAAGAAGCAAATTCAGAGTCCAAACTCCTCTATTTTCTTTTGGAAAATCGTTCAAACAGATTGACCGAGCGAGGTCATACCGGGCATCGAAAATCATGGAGGAAAAATCAACGCCATTAAAGGCCTCGTTTAGGGCCGGAATGACCGTGGTATCCCCTGGGTTCTTGTATATCCGGGCAAAAGCACCCCGTGAATACTTTCCATCCTTTCCCCTGACAAAGATACCGTAATACTCTTTTCCATCGCCTGAGCGGTCAGTTACTGTCTCTCCACGACCCTCATAGACCACCCTTCCGTCGTATGCATCCTTAGGAAACGAGCCATCTTTCTTGACGATTCGGATGTATGAAAATGTATCAGCTGGTGGGTTACCCCATTCAAGGGTGATTGCGCCACCCTCTTCAAGTATTCCGACATATGAAATTTCGGGCTGTATATCCACTATCACTTTCGTTGTGTTTGTCCGTAACTGCAAGACAGGTGATGCTTCTCCTCCCCCATCAATACTTCGGACAACCAGTTGCATGTAGTACGTTGTGTCAGGAAGCAGGTCGCGAATAATCAGTCCATGTGAATATCCAAATGCACTTTCAGAGATTGCTCCTGCTTCAAAGTCCGGAGTCTTCCCCCACAACAAAACACCAATCGATGGTGGTGTTGTTTCCCACACAAGTGAAATGGACGATGTTCCAGGCGTTGCCTGAATACGATCAATGATTCGTTCGTAGTATGGGATTCCAGACGACGATGTCCTTCTGCGATTCTCTGGTGGTGTTGAAGTGCTTGATGTTGGTGTTGTTATCGTGCAATCGAGTGGACACGCAGCAACTGTCTCACCATTTAATGGTTCACAAATTCCGTTGTTGTTACATCCATTAACATGTAACTCGACGACTGTCGGGTCAACACTCGTTGCGCCAGCGTTTGCACATATGAGAAAAAACAGTGCGAGGAAAAAAGTAATATGTTTCATCTACTTCATTATAAGGTCACAGCGGTAACTGTCACACTGGCAGAATAATTTCCTGAGTCTTGTATCTTGTCATTTCCAATCTCAACACGAAATTTTACCGTCGTGGTGCTCCCTCCAATGGAGTGGTTTGATGTGTTTCTTTCAGCAATCATTTTGTTCGTCGTTGAAAGTCCGTCCCAACATGCGTCGGCAGTATTGAGTGACCCAATGTTACATACCGCTCCGTTATCTTTAAACCGTGAATACACATCTACTCCTTCAGGTGAATATCCAAATGCCGATGTTGTTGGAGTGATCGTAAATGTGAAATCTGGAGTGGTTGTGGCAGCTGGTACATAATCAGCAACACTTCCTCCAGCAGTATTTGTCATCGCGGGTGTTGTGGTTGATTTGATACTCATTGCATATCCTGCAGGATTATCTGTCGTCACTTTCCATGTTGTTTCACCTTGAGAAGCCCCTCCGCTGATACCACTGATATTTGAAAGCCCAACACTGTTTACCACTTCAATAGAGATTGAACTTTCATTCATTTGTTGATACCCAGCTTTCACTTCGAAGTTTGTACTGGTTGAGTTCCCTGTTGCAACCTCACCAACTGTGTCTTCAATCATGTACGAAGAGCTCGTTGATCTATTTCCACCAACGTTAATACTGTCAAACTGAATAGAATAGTTCGTACTATCCATTACCTGCGCATGTGCAACTGAGAGAAGTACACATGAGGCGCAGCAAGAAAGTGCGGTGAGCCTAAGCATTCTCATGAGGCTTATAACTTACGTTTGAACTCAAACCTAGTAGCGACAAAGTATATAGCGATGGAAATAAGGAGGAGAATGAGAAGTGCAGGGATAATAATCTTGTATGGAAGTACCCAGAACGCAACAGTACGCATTTCAGTTTCTGAGCCGTACCCTTTATAGAATTCAAGTTCAGCCGTGTACCGTCCAATCATAAATGGAGCATCTCCCCACAGAACCTCTCGGTATCGTAACGAATCGGGAAGTGAGAAATATGCGTCAACTGGAAGGACGTCCATGTTTGTGCCGACGAAATTTCGTACGGTTATTTTTCCATGTGGAACGAGGTGTACGTTACCAGTATTTCTATATAAAATTTCAAATCCTTCTGGAGCACCTTGGTATGCAAGTTTTTTAGGGCCAAGCATTTTAAACTCCTCAACATTACCTTCTTCCTCAACGTCACCGTTTACTCTAAGCAAGAAAAGTACACCGATTCGAGAAATAATTTGCGTGCTGCCTGTTACCTCAACAGTACTTGGTACAGATCCCCCTTCTGGTCTGTTACCAACAATGACAGCGCCGTAATATCCTCGAGGCTCAGCATCTTCAGGAATTGAGATGGTAATTGGAACAGTTATCTTCTCACCGAGAGAGAGTGTAAATGTTGTAATCTCAGGTATTAATAGGTCTTTAAGAGAGTATGGGCCACGCTCTTCACCTAGTAGCACAACCGGATTTTGTGGGTTATCTGACCCAACAAAGTCTTCAGCTGAGATACTGAACGTTGTATCCTCTGCAATACGGCTGGTAATAGAGATAGTCCTTGTAACGGTTTCTCCTGGATTAATGAAGATCTCAGCCTTTCCAGGCTCAACAATAAAGTCATTTTCGGCTGGAAGCTGTAGTTGTGTTCGTACCACTTCAGCTGATGCTGTAGATGAAAAAACAGAGGAAATAAAGAAAAACACCCCCACGAATAAGGAGGCGTAGCTCATCAGCGTATGGTGTGGTGTTTTGGAAGCCTTTTCCGTCATGTATTAAATTAAAGCGTTGCGGCAGTAGCAACAATCGTTGCGATGTATGTTCCCGATGGGATATAGAACGTATCTTGTTCTACCGCATAACATATGGTTGTGTCCACTCCTGCAGTAGTTGTGGTTGCTGCACGAGTCGCAACACTAAAGTCAGATGTTGTAAATCCTTTGTAATTAAGCGTTGCGGATGGGACGTGAGCAGCTCCGCACGTTGACCCTGTTCCCCATGTTCCTGTTGGAACATCTGTCCCGAATGCTGAATATCCGAATGCTGAAGCAGCGGTAACAGTCCATGTGTTCGGTGAACCAGTCTGGTAGTTAGGAATTGAGTTTGATCCAGAATTCATTGCTGGGGTGCTTGTAGATTTTACGTACAACGCATACCCGAGCGCGTTGTTTGTCTTTACATTCCACGTAGTTGTAGCAATCGCCGTATCAGCAGCAACACCCAAGTTACGACTCATTGATGTGTCAGCAGGGCTCGTGATAATAATTCCAGCATCTACTGTAAGTGTTACGACAACAGTGTCAGTTGTTGTTGCGGCGATAACTTGATTTGCCTCAAGTGAAGAGTACGCTGTTGTGGCAACCATTGTAAGCGTTCCAAATATACCGAGAATATTTACAAAAATGATTCCGATAGCACCGCATGAACATAGAATATTTCGAGCGACTTTCTTCATATATTTAAAAGTATACAGTACGTAGCGAGAACTTCACGTGCATATATAGTATATGTAGACTGAAAATGTGGATAAGTATTGATTATATGGGGTAATTTGGTACATATAGATACAACTTTATTCTGATGGCAATAGCAAACACAAAAAAGAGCGCTAAAAAATTTATTTCAACAGTGTACGACCACTATCGTATTCATGCGCGTTCCTTCCCGTGGAGAGAAACAAATGACCCGTATAAAATTTTAGTTTCTGAAATAATGCTCCAACAAACACAAGCTGATCGTGTTGTTG contains:
- a CDS encoding helix-turn-helix domain-containing protein; protein product: MPEAPQEITLKEAATATGYHPDYIGALLREGKIPGRKVGRSWVTTAAAIRAYGNKSYAPSITFGKLLLIGLAVLVALVVVLFLGNIFIVGTTTPVEESGDILNAGREVEDIGISLQ
- a CDS encoding fibronectin type III domain-containing protein, which translates into the protein MKHITFFLALFFLICANAGATSVDPTVVELHVNGCNNNGICEPLNGETVAACPLDCTITTPTSSTSTPPENRRRTSSSGIPYYERIIDRIQATPGTSSISLVWETTPPSIGVLLWGKTPDFEAGAISESAFGYSHGLIIRDLLPDTTYYMQLVVRSIDGGGEASPVLQLRTNTTKVIVDIQPEISYVGILEEGGAITLEWGNPPADTFSYIRIVKKDGSFPKDAYDGRVVYEGRGETVTDRSGDGKEYYGIFVRGKDGKYSRGAFARIYKNPGDTTVIPALNEAFNGVDFSSMIFDARYDLARSICLNDFPKENRGVWTLNLLLFVIILLLLITLALLATLFRKTR